From Prionailurus viverrinus isolate Anna chromosome B2, UM_Priviv_1.0, whole genome shotgun sequence, the proteins below share one genomic window:
- the KHDC3L gene encoding KH domain-containing protein 3 yields MATPKRFPTLVQLEQREGTLFEVLGNLTKRPYWFHSEYLKSPKAVHLEAWLVEAIFGRGGEHIPHVECVSQTLLHVNHWDPEGEAEILIFGRPYYQKDVSKMIMNLADYHRQLRAQSSEKAPAQDVGTQRSPDAVPEAETQSSPKSVREAATQRSDDAAPQVASQSSPKSVQEAATQRSPHAAREVATQSSPKAVREAATQQDPNAVREAATQQDPNAAQEVATQSSPKAVREAATQQDPGAVREAATQQDPGAVREAATQRSPGAVREAATQQDPGAVREAATQQDPGAVREVATQRSPGAVREAATQQDPGAVREVATQRSPGAVREAATQQDPGAVREVATQRSPGAVREAATQQDPSAVREAATQRSPGAVREAATQQDPGAVREAATQQDPGAVREAATQQDPGAVREAATQQDPGAVREAATQQDPGAVGEAATQRSLDAT; encoded by the exons ATGGCCACTCCTAAGCGGTTTCCGACGCTCGTACAGCTGGAACAGAGAGAAGGGACGCTATTCGAGGTGCTCGGTAACCTCACCAAGCGACCCTATTGGTTCCACTCAGAGTACCTGAAGAGTCCGAAGGCTGTTCACCTCGAGGCGTGGCTGGTGGAGGCGATCTTCG GTCGGGGAGGAGAGCACATACCACACGTCGAGTGTGTGTCACAGACCCTGCTTCACGTTAATCATTGGGACCCCGAGGGCGAGGCTGAGATCTTGATATTTGGTCGGCCCTATTACCAGAAAGATGTATCCAAGATGATCATGAATTTGGCTGACTATCATCGCCAACTCCGGGCACAAA GCTCAGAGAAGGCCCCTGCCCAGGATGTAGGGACGCAGCGGTCCCCCGACGCTGTCCCGGAGGCGGAGACCCAGAGCTCTCCAAAGTCTGTCCGGGAGGCGGCGACCCAGCGGTCCGACGACGCAGCTCCGCAGGTGGCGAGCCAGAGCTCTCCGAAGTCTGTTCAAGAGGCGGCGACCCAGAGATCCCCCCACGCTGCCCGAGAGGTGGCGACCCAGAGCTCTCCGAAGGCTGTCCGGGAGGCGGCGACCCAGCAGGACCCCAATGCTGTCCGGGAAGCGGCGACCCAGCAGGACCCCAATGCTGCCCAGGAGGTGGCAACCCAGAGCTCTCCGAAGGCTGTCCGAGAGGCGGCGACCCAGCAGGACCCCGGCGCTGTCCGGGAGGCGGCGACCCAGCAGGACCCCGGCGCTGTCCGCGAGGCGGCGACCCAGCGTTCCCCCGGCGCTGTCCGCGAGGCGGCGACCCAACAGGACCCCGGCGCTGTCCGCGAGGCGGCGACCCAGCAGGACCCCGGCGCTGTCCGCGAGGTAGCGACCCAGCGTTCCCCCGGCGCTGTCCGCGAGGCGGCGACCCAGCAGGACCCCGGCGCTGTCCGCGAGGTAGCGACCCAGCGTTCCCCCGGCGCTGTCCGCGAGGCGGCGACCCAGCAGGACCCCGGCGCTGTCCGCGAGGTAGCGACCCAGCGTTCCCCCGGCGCTGTCCGCGAGGCGGCGACCCAGCAGGACCCCAGCGCTGTCCGGGAGGCGGCGACCCAGCGTTCCCCCGGCGCTGTCCGGGAG GCGGCGACCCAGCAGGACCCCGGCGCTGTCCGGGAGGCGGCGACCCAGCAGGACCCCGGCGCTGTCCGGGAGGCGGCGACCCAGCAGGACCCCGGCGCTGTCCGCGAGGCGGCGACCCAGCAGGACCCCGGCGCTGTCCGCGAGGCGGCGACCCAGCAGGACCCCGGCGCGGTCGGCGAGGCGGCAACCCAGCGCTCCCTGGATGCTACCTAG